A genome region from Tepidibacillus fermentans includes the following:
- a CDS encoding aminotransferase class IV, protein MILYNGQMMNNNSSLFSSNVILGTGIFETLTVYHKKAIDLNSHIDRLFFSLKFFNLYVEISKQELISQVEYFIKHIDEKKVALRITVIQSTKNEPADIIISANHFPYQKEDYERGFKISRSSVIRHRSNPLLYHKTTNYLLNKLELEKAQRKGYDEVIFLNEIGAITEGTRSNIFLVCNGNIYTPKTSCGLLEGVTRNKIINIAKKLGFNVIIDTIPNNFLETCDEAFLTSSLLGIMPISQIENRKLNRSTFVITPILLNEINIEM, encoded by the coding sequence ATGATTCTATATAATGGTCAAATGATGAATAATAATAGTTCCCTTTTTTCAAGTAATGTTATTTTAGGAACAGGTATTTTTGAAACATTAACCGTTTATCATAAAAAGGCAATCGATTTAAATTCTCATATCGATCGCTTATTTTTTTCTTTAAAGTTTTTTAATCTTTATGTTGAAATTTCAAAACAAGAATTAATTTCACAAGTGGAATATTTTATCAAGCATATTGATGAAAAGAAAGTTGCTTTACGTATTACTGTTATTCAATCCACTAAAAACGAACCAGCTGATATTATTATTTCTGCGAATCATTTTCCATATCAAAAAGAAGATTATGAGAGAGGTTTTAAGATTAGTCGGTCAAGTGTTATAAGACATCGTTCTAATCCATTACTTTACCATAAGACAACAAATTATCTTCTGAATAAATTAGAATTAGAAAAAGCTCAACGTAAAGGTTATGATGAAGTTATTTTTCTTAACGAGATTGGAGCTATTACTGAGGGAACAAGAAGTAATATTTTTTTAGTTTGTAATGGCAACATCTATACACCAAAAACTTCTTGTGGTTTATTAGAAGGCGTGACTCGTAATAAAATAATAAATATTGCAAAAAAACTAGGATTTAATGTAATCATTGATACGATTCCAAATAATTTCCTAGAAACATGTGATGAAGCTTTTTTGACTAGTTCATTGTTAGGGATTATGCCAATATCTCAAATTGAAAACAGAAAATTAAATAGAAGTACGTTTGTAATCACACCAATATTATTGAATGAAATTAATATAGAAATGTAA
- a CDS encoding glycoside hydrolase family 13 protein — protein sequence MEKTWWKEAVVYQVYPRSFMDSNGDGIGDLRGITSKLDYLKELGIDVIWLSPVYQSPNDDNGYDISDYQDIMKEFGTLDDFAEMLTEAHKRGIKIMMDLVVNHTSDEHIWFIKSRESKENNPYRDYYIWRPGKVNGEPPNNWGSAFGGSAWEYDEKTGEYYLHLFSKKQPDLNWENPVLRQEIYKMMRWWLDKGVDGFRMDVINFISKVERLPNGEMKPGHKYGDGSPYYMNGPKIHDYLQEMNREVLSKYDIITVGEMPGVDVEEAKLYTGESQNELQMVFHFKHVGLGDGIYGKWSPGEWKLTDLKKIFAHWQYGLADDGWNSLYWSNHDQPRAVSRFGNDKEYRVETAKMLATCLHLHQGTPYIYQGEEIGMTNVQFQNLDDYRDIETLNAYRDLVDSGNLSHEEMMAAIYQRSRDNARTPMQWSNEANGGFTTGTPWIQVNPNYKEINVEEVLNDHNSIFYYYKKLIQLRKEHEIIVYGLYDLILDDHEQIYAFTRTLDDEILLIICNFTSDTPVFELPNNITYEKHSLLISNYDVKEDEIIQSIILRPYEARVYLLKK from the coding sequence ATGGAAAAAACGTGGTGGAAAGAAGCAGTAGTGTATCAAGTATATCCTCGCAGCTTTATGGATAGCAATGGAGATGGGATTGGTGATCTAAGAGGAATTACCTCTAAGCTTGATTACCTAAAAGAATTAGGAATTGATGTGATTTGGCTTTCGCCAGTCTACCAATCGCCAAATGACGATAATGGATATGATATTAGTGACTATCAAGATATAATGAAAGAATTTGGTACACTAGATGATTTTGCTGAAATGTTGACTGAAGCACATAAGCGTGGAATTAAAATTATGATGGATTTAGTTGTAAACCATACCTCTGATGAACATATTTGGTTTATTAAATCAAGAGAATCAAAGGAAAATAATCCGTACCGTGATTATTACATTTGGCGGCCAGGCAAAGTAAATGGTGAACCACCTAATAATTGGGGATCAGCATTTGGTGGTTCAGCATGGGAATATGATGAAAAGACTGGAGAATATTATCTTCATTTATTCAGTAAAAAGCAGCCTGATTTAAATTGGGAAAATCCTGTGCTTCGACAAGAGATTTATAAAATGATGAGATGGTGGCTAGATAAAGGTGTAGACGGCTTTCGTATGGATGTCATTAATTTTATTTCAAAAGTAGAACGCCTTCCTAATGGGGAAATGAAACCGGGACATAAATATGGCGATGGTAGTCCGTATTATATGAATGGTCCAAAAATCCATGATTACCTTCAAGAAATGAACCGGGAAGTGTTATCAAAATACGATATTATCACTGTAGGAGAAATGCCTGGCGTTGATGTGGAAGAAGCAAAATTATACACAGGTGAATCCCAAAATGAATTACAGATGGTTTTCCATTTCAAGCATGTTGGCTTAGGTGATGGGATCTATGGAAAGTGGTCTCCGGGTGAGTGGAAACTAACAGATTTAAAGAAAATATTTGCTCATTGGCAATATGGTCTTGCAGATGATGGCTGGAATAGTTTGTATTGGAGTAATCATGATCAGCCTCGTGCCGTTTCAAGGTTTGGGAATGATAAGGAATATCGGGTGGAGACAGCAAAAATGCTTGCTACGTGTTTACATTTGCATCAAGGGACACCATATATTTATCAAGGAGAGGAAATTGGCATGACGAACGTTCAATTTCAAAACTTAGATGATTATCGAGATATTGAAACCCTTAATGCATATAGAGATCTTGTTGATAGCGGAAATCTCTCTCATGAGGAAATGATGGCTGCTATCTATCAACGTAGCCGTGATAATGCTCGAACTCCTATGCAATGGTCTAATGAGGCAAATGGAGGTTTTACGACAGGTACCCCATGGATTCAAGTCAACCCAAACTATAAAGAAATAAATGTGGAAGAAGTGTTAAACGATCATAACTCCATCTTTTATTACTATAAAAAATTGATTCAGCTAAGAAAAGAGCACGAAATTATTGTATATGGCTTATATGATTTGATCCTTGATGATCATGAACAGATTTATGCTTTTACTCGTACATTAGATGACGAAATACTACTTATTATCTGTAATTTTACAAGTGATACACCTGTTTTCGAATTGCCAAACAATATTACGTATGAAAAGCATTCCTTACTGATTAGCAATTATGATGTTAAAGAAGATGAAATTATTCAATCAATCATTCTCCGGCCATATGAAGCACGAGTATATTTGTTGAAGAAATAG